From one Trifolium pratense cultivar HEN17-A07 linkage group LG1, ARS_RC_1.1, whole genome shotgun sequence genomic stretch:
- the LOC123910463 gene encoding mitochondrial Rho GTPase 2-like isoform X1 — MAYFPKEVRIVVVGDKSTGKSTLISAMASDSFPATVPPLLPPTRLPSNSFNDSVPLLLIDTPSSVGQQGKVIEELKRADSVVVTYACDDILSFECVGTHWLPQLQKLEVKVPVLVVGCKFDLRDESRQVSLESLTTSIMNQFKEVVTCIECSAATLFQVPEVFYFAQKAVLHPVDPLFDYDTNSLTDRCVRALRRIFNLFDYNMDGTLTDQEVNEFQISSFGASLQRSDVTQIKTLVEQNVPEGVNSLGITFPGFIGIHNMFLKKGRTETFWAVLRKFGYGNDLKLRDDFLPVPSKQASDQSVELSGAAIEFLKGVFRLLDTDKDQLLRPAEVDKLFDAAPESPWKDAPYKDAAETTDMGYISLNGFLSQWALMTSLDPRYSLANLIYIGYRAKPSAALRVTCRRSEDRKKQKTERNVFQCYIFGSKNAGKSALLYSLLGRSFSNNYTPTTVERYAANIIELIEGTKKTLILREIPEDEVSAFLSNKDFLAACDIAAFVHDSSDGYSWKKSIDLLEKVVNQGELTGHKFPCLLIAAKDDLTPFPRAVLDSVKVAQELKIDAPIRVSMKSGDSNVYVKIINAAEHPHLSIPETEFMRKRKQHQQLLHTFIFALAGAAMALVGLTARRARANKNSSS; from the exons ATGGCGTATTTTCCCAAGGAAGTTAGAATCGTCGTCGTTGGCGACAAATCCACCGGAAAATCCACTCTCATTTCTGCCATGGCTTCCGATTCATTCCCCGCCACTGTTCCTCCATTACTTCCACCCACTCGTTTGCCTAGTAATTCCTTCAATGATTCTGTTCCTCTCCTCCTCATTGACACACCTTCAAG tgTGGGACAACAAGGTAAAGTTATTGAAGAATTGAAGCGTGCTGATTCAGTTGTTGTAACCTATGCTTGTGATGATATTCTGAGTTTTGAGTGTGTCGGTACTCATTGGTTGCCTCAACTGCAGAAGCTTGAG GTGAAGGTACCAGTGCTTGTGGTTGGTTGTAAGTTTGATCTTCGCGATGAAAGTAGGCAAGTTAGCTTAGAGAGTCTGACAACAAGTATCATGAACCAATTCAAAGAAGTTGTTACATGTATTGAATGCTCTGCAGCTACACTTTTTCAG GTCCCtgaagttttttattttgcacaAAAAGCAGTACTTCATCCGGTGGATCCTTTGTTTGATTATGATACAAACTCTTTAACAGATCGGTGTGTAAGGGCATTAAGAAgaatttttaatctttttgaTTACAACATGGATGGCACCCTCACTGATCAAGAAGTAAACGAGTTTCAG ATTAGCAGCTTCGGTGCATCATTGCAGCGGTCTGACGTAACTCAAATAAAAACATTGGTAGAGCAGAATGTTCCTGAAGGAGTCAATTCTCTTGGTATTACTTTTCCCGGCTTCATTGGAATCCATAATATGTTTCTAAAGAAAGGGCGAACGGAGACATTCTGGGCAGTTCTAAGAAAGTTTGGATATGGTAACGATTTAAAACTGCGCGATGATTTTCTTCCAGTTCCATCTAAGCAGGCTTCTGATCAG AGTGTGGAGCTGAGTGGTGCAGCCATAGAGTTTTTGAAGGGTGTCTTTAGATTGTTAGATACGGATAAG GATCAATTACTACGACCTGCAGAAGTTGATAAGCTATTTGATGCTGCTCCAGAAAG tccgtGGAAGGATGCTCCATATAAGGATGCAGCTGAGACAACTGACATGGGTTATATATCTCTAAATGGATTTCTTTCTCAG TGGGCCCTTATGACATCACTGGATCCAAGATATAGTTTGGCCAATTTAATTTACATCGGTTATAGAGCTAAGCCTTCTGCAGCACTCCGTGTCACTTGTAGAAGATCAGAAGATCGCAAAAAGCAAAAAACAGAAAGAAATGTGTTCCAATGCTACATTTTTGGCTCTAAAAATGCTGGGAAATCTGCTTTGTTGTATTCATTATTGGGAAG GTCTTTCTCAAATAACTATACTCCAACAACTGTTGAGCGGTATGCAGCAAACATCATTGAATTAATAgag GGAACTAAGAAAACTCTCATATTGCGTGAGATTCCGGAGGATGAAGTATCGGCTTTTTTGTCAAATAAGGATTTTCTGGCTGCATGTGATATAGCTGCTTTTGTACATGACAG TTCAGATGGATATTCATGGAAAAAATCCATAGATTTGCTTGAGAAGGTTGTTAACCAAGGAGAGCTAACTGGTCACAAATTTCCTTGCCTCCTCATTGCTGCTAAGGATGATTTAACTCCATTCCCAAGGGCAGTACTAGATTCAGTTAAG GTTGCTCAGGAATTGAAAATTGATGCTCCTATTCGCGTGAGTATGAAATCAGGTGATTCAAACGTGTATGTTAAGATTATCAATGCTGCAGAACACCCTCATTTGAGTATTCCAGAAACTGAGTTTATGAGGAAAAGAAAGCAACACCAGCAGCTTCTTCACACATTTATCTTTGCCCTAG CTGGGGCTGCTATGGCGCTTGTGGGTTTGACGGCCCGTCGTGCACGTGCGAATAAGAATTCTTCTTCTTAG
- the LOC123910463 gene encoding mitochondrial Rho GTPase 2-like isoform X2, with amino-acid sequence MAYFPKEVRIVVVGDKSTGKSTLISAMASDSFPATVPPLLPPTRLPSNSFNDSVPLLLIDTPSSVGQQGKVIEELKRADSVVVTYACDDILSFECVGTHWLPQLQKLEVPVLVVGCKFDLRDESRQVSLESLTTSIMNQFKEVVTCIECSAATLFQVPEVFYFAQKAVLHPVDPLFDYDTNSLTDRCVRALRRIFNLFDYNMDGTLTDQEVNEFQISSFGASLQRSDVTQIKTLVEQNVPEGVNSLGITFPGFIGIHNMFLKKGRTETFWAVLRKFGYGNDLKLRDDFLPVPSKQASDQSVELSGAAIEFLKGVFRLLDTDKDQLLRPAEVDKLFDAAPESPWKDAPYKDAAETTDMGYISLNGFLSQWALMTSLDPRYSLANLIYIGYRAKPSAALRVTCRRSEDRKKQKTERNVFQCYIFGSKNAGKSALLYSLLGRSFSNNYTPTTVERYAANIIELIEGTKKTLILREIPEDEVSAFLSNKDFLAACDIAAFVHDSSDGYSWKKSIDLLEKVVNQGELTGHKFPCLLIAAKDDLTPFPRAVLDSVKVAQELKIDAPIRVSMKSGDSNVYVKIINAAEHPHLSIPETEFMRKRKQHQQLLHTFIFALAGAAMALVGLTARRARANKNSSS; translated from the exons ATGGCGTATTTTCCCAAGGAAGTTAGAATCGTCGTCGTTGGCGACAAATCCACCGGAAAATCCACTCTCATTTCTGCCATGGCTTCCGATTCATTCCCCGCCACTGTTCCTCCATTACTTCCACCCACTCGTTTGCCTAGTAATTCCTTCAATGATTCTGTTCCTCTCCTCCTCATTGACACACCTTCAAG tgTGGGACAACAAGGTAAAGTTATTGAAGAATTGAAGCGTGCTGATTCAGTTGTTGTAACCTATGCTTGTGATGATATTCTGAGTTTTGAGTGTGTCGGTACTCATTGGTTGCCTCAACTGCAGAAGCTTGAG GTACCAGTGCTTGTGGTTGGTTGTAAGTTTGATCTTCGCGATGAAAGTAGGCAAGTTAGCTTAGAGAGTCTGACAACAAGTATCATGAACCAATTCAAAGAAGTTGTTACATGTATTGAATGCTCTGCAGCTACACTTTTTCAG GTCCCtgaagttttttattttgcacaAAAAGCAGTACTTCATCCGGTGGATCCTTTGTTTGATTATGATACAAACTCTTTAACAGATCGGTGTGTAAGGGCATTAAGAAgaatttttaatctttttgaTTACAACATGGATGGCACCCTCACTGATCAAGAAGTAAACGAGTTTCAG ATTAGCAGCTTCGGTGCATCATTGCAGCGGTCTGACGTAACTCAAATAAAAACATTGGTAGAGCAGAATGTTCCTGAAGGAGTCAATTCTCTTGGTATTACTTTTCCCGGCTTCATTGGAATCCATAATATGTTTCTAAAGAAAGGGCGAACGGAGACATTCTGGGCAGTTCTAAGAAAGTTTGGATATGGTAACGATTTAAAACTGCGCGATGATTTTCTTCCAGTTCCATCTAAGCAGGCTTCTGATCAG AGTGTGGAGCTGAGTGGTGCAGCCATAGAGTTTTTGAAGGGTGTCTTTAGATTGTTAGATACGGATAAG GATCAATTACTACGACCTGCAGAAGTTGATAAGCTATTTGATGCTGCTCCAGAAAG tccgtGGAAGGATGCTCCATATAAGGATGCAGCTGAGACAACTGACATGGGTTATATATCTCTAAATGGATTTCTTTCTCAG TGGGCCCTTATGACATCACTGGATCCAAGATATAGTTTGGCCAATTTAATTTACATCGGTTATAGAGCTAAGCCTTCTGCAGCACTCCGTGTCACTTGTAGAAGATCAGAAGATCGCAAAAAGCAAAAAACAGAAAGAAATGTGTTCCAATGCTACATTTTTGGCTCTAAAAATGCTGGGAAATCTGCTTTGTTGTATTCATTATTGGGAAG GTCTTTCTCAAATAACTATACTCCAACAACTGTTGAGCGGTATGCAGCAAACATCATTGAATTAATAgag GGAACTAAGAAAACTCTCATATTGCGTGAGATTCCGGAGGATGAAGTATCGGCTTTTTTGTCAAATAAGGATTTTCTGGCTGCATGTGATATAGCTGCTTTTGTACATGACAG TTCAGATGGATATTCATGGAAAAAATCCATAGATTTGCTTGAGAAGGTTGTTAACCAAGGAGAGCTAACTGGTCACAAATTTCCTTGCCTCCTCATTGCTGCTAAGGATGATTTAACTCCATTCCCAAGGGCAGTACTAGATTCAGTTAAG GTTGCTCAGGAATTGAAAATTGATGCTCCTATTCGCGTGAGTATGAAATCAGGTGATTCAAACGTGTATGTTAAGATTATCAATGCTGCAGAACACCCTCATTTGAGTATTCCAGAAACTGAGTTTATGAGGAAAAGAAAGCAACACCAGCAGCTTCTTCACACATTTATCTTTGCCCTAG CTGGGGCTGCTATGGCGCTTGTGGGTTTGACGGCCCGTCGTGCACGTGCGAATAAGAATTCTTCTTCTTAG
- the LOC123910463 gene encoding mitochondrial Rho GTPase 2-like isoform X3, protein MNQFKEVVTCIECSAATLFQVPEVFYFAQKAVLHPVDPLFDYDTNSLTDRCVRALRRIFNLFDYNMDGTLTDQEVNEFQISSFGASLQRSDVTQIKTLVEQNVPEGVNSLGITFPGFIGIHNMFLKKGRTETFWAVLRKFGYGNDLKLRDDFLPVPSKQASDQSVELSGAAIEFLKGVFRLLDTDKDQLLRPAEVDKLFDAAPESPWKDAPYKDAAETTDMGYISLNGFLSQWALMTSLDPRYSLANLIYIGYRAKPSAALRVTCRRSEDRKKQKTERNVFQCYIFGSKNAGKSALLYSLLGRSFSNNYTPTTVERYAANIIELIEGTKKTLILREIPEDEVSAFLSNKDFLAACDIAAFVHDSSDGYSWKKSIDLLEKVVNQGELTGHKFPCLLIAAKDDLTPFPRAVLDSVKVAQELKIDAPIRVSMKSGDSNVYVKIINAAEHPHLSIPETEFMRKRKQHQQLLHTFIFALAGAAMALVGLTARRARANKNSSS, encoded by the exons ATGAACCAATTCAAAGAAGTTGTTACATGTATTGAATGCTCTGCAGCTACACTTTTTCAG GTCCCtgaagttttttattttgcacaAAAAGCAGTACTTCATCCGGTGGATCCTTTGTTTGATTATGATACAAACTCTTTAACAGATCGGTGTGTAAGGGCATTAAGAAgaatttttaatctttttgaTTACAACATGGATGGCACCCTCACTGATCAAGAAGTAAACGAGTTTCAG ATTAGCAGCTTCGGTGCATCATTGCAGCGGTCTGACGTAACTCAAATAAAAACATTGGTAGAGCAGAATGTTCCTGAAGGAGTCAATTCTCTTGGTATTACTTTTCCCGGCTTCATTGGAATCCATAATATGTTTCTAAAGAAAGGGCGAACGGAGACATTCTGGGCAGTTCTAAGAAAGTTTGGATATGGTAACGATTTAAAACTGCGCGATGATTTTCTTCCAGTTCCATCTAAGCAGGCTTCTGATCAG AGTGTGGAGCTGAGTGGTGCAGCCATAGAGTTTTTGAAGGGTGTCTTTAGATTGTTAGATACGGATAAG GATCAATTACTACGACCTGCAGAAGTTGATAAGCTATTTGATGCTGCTCCAGAAAG tccgtGGAAGGATGCTCCATATAAGGATGCAGCTGAGACAACTGACATGGGTTATATATCTCTAAATGGATTTCTTTCTCAG TGGGCCCTTATGACATCACTGGATCCAAGATATAGTTTGGCCAATTTAATTTACATCGGTTATAGAGCTAAGCCTTCTGCAGCACTCCGTGTCACTTGTAGAAGATCAGAAGATCGCAAAAAGCAAAAAACAGAAAGAAATGTGTTCCAATGCTACATTTTTGGCTCTAAAAATGCTGGGAAATCTGCTTTGTTGTATTCATTATTGGGAAG GTCTTTCTCAAATAACTATACTCCAACAACTGTTGAGCGGTATGCAGCAAACATCATTGAATTAATAgag GGAACTAAGAAAACTCTCATATTGCGTGAGATTCCGGAGGATGAAGTATCGGCTTTTTTGTCAAATAAGGATTTTCTGGCTGCATGTGATATAGCTGCTTTTGTACATGACAG TTCAGATGGATATTCATGGAAAAAATCCATAGATTTGCTTGAGAAGGTTGTTAACCAAGGAGAGCTAACTGGTCACAAATTTCCTTGCCTCCTCATTGCTGCTAAGGATGATTTAACTCCATTCCCAAGGGCAGTACTAGATTCAGTTAAG GTTGCTCAGGAATTGAAAATTGATGCTCCTATTCGCGTGAGTATGAAATCAGGTGATTCAAACGTGTATGTTAAGATTATCAATGCTGCAGAACACCCTCATTTGAGTATTCCAGAAACTGAGTTTATGAGGAAAAGAAAGCAACACCAGCAGCTTCTTCACACATTTATCTTTGCCCTAG CTGGGGCTGCTATGGCGCTTGTGGGTTTGACGGCCCGTCGTGCACGTGCGAATAAGAATTCTTCTTCTTAG
- the LOC123903210 gene encoding probable transmembrane GTPase FZO-like, chloroplastic → MQSLMYEPIDRIEVDNNSDFSDGDTSISLHDNKHTLSPFSSSFFLRFKSMVLCSITNPSSSSSTSLLITPSILPFHLHTSFSRSSHLPFPRHPHSSPINFNVSRRQLFPQAQAQPRTLFPGGYKRPELKVPTLILQLNPDQILTRGEASLDLIDKAVSKSVGIVILTSNEQSGGKLYEAACLLKSLVRERAYLLVAERVDIAAAAVTSGVLLSDQGLPTVVARNTMLGSNSELVVLPLVARFVQTVDAAVNASKSEGADFLIYGAGDLNRLNQEIGNVVENVKIPIFASCVGENMSYAEASSLLASGASGFVTDLESFGLFDDDFLYKLFDGGIANDERMLDNRGSKIDEDKLINKSNGLQSKTEVVGGFVKLEDREKQLIEMERSVLNEAIEVIKKAAPLMEEVSLLEDAVSQIDEPFLLVIVGEFNSGKSTVINALLGERYLKEGVVPTTNEITFLRFEDLDIEKQHCERYPDGQYICYLPAPILREMTIVDTPGTNVILQRQQRLTEEFVPRADLLLFVISADRPLTGSEVAFLRYSQQWKKKVVFVLNKADIYQNNHELEEAMSFIKDNIKRLLNTEDVILYPVSARSALEAKLMATSSFGKLNEELSVSGSQYAPNSFFELEKFLYSFLDGSTIAGMDRMRLKLETPVGIADRLISACETLVTQEYRCAKQDLTAINDIVNSVNEFALNMETESLSWRGQTLSMIESTKSRVVELVEATMKLSNLDTIASYVFKGEKHAMPSTSRIQNDIIDPSVSSVQQILGDYENWLSSKNTQQGKIYKESFEKRWSSLIHEDIQMNFETYELLKKGDQAGYQVIQNFSSSAVSKSFEQEVREMLLGTLGQLGVAGFSASLLTSVLQTTLEDLLALGICSVGGYLAISNFPSRRRRVIDKVKRKADTLAYELEEAMKRDLTEAVENLDTFVRIIGKPYQDQAQNRLNKLVEIQGEISNIEKKLRTLQTEIQNLHVS, encoded by the exons ATGCAGTCCTTGATGTACGAGCCGATAGATAGAATAGAAGTAGATAACAACTCAGATTTCAGTGACGGAGATACATCCATCTCTCTCCACGATAACaaacacacactatctcctttctcttcttccttcttccTTCGATTCAAATCCATGGTACTCTGTTCCATAACAaacccttcttcttcttcttccacttCCCTCCTCATCACTCCTTCAATCCTCCCTTTCCACCTTCACACCTCCTTCTCTCGCTCTTCACACCTCCCCTTTCCTCGCCATCCCCATTCCTCTCCCATCAACTTCAATGTCTCTCGTCGCCAACTATTTCCTCAGGCCCAAGCCCAACCTAGAACACTCTTCCCTGGCGGTTACAAAAGACCTGAACTCAAAGTCCCCACTCTAATTCTCCAACTCAACCCCGACCAGATTCTTACACGTGGCGAAGCCTCTTTAGATTTGATTGATAAAGCAGTTTCTAAATCGGTTGGAATTGTAATTCTTACTAGTAATGAACAAAGCGGTGGTAAGCTTTATGAAGCTGCTTGTTTGTTGAAGTCACTTGTTCGTGAGCGCGCTTATTTGTTGGTAGCTGAACGCGTTGATATTGCTGCCGCCGCTGTTACCAGTGGTGTTTTGCTCTCCGATCAAG GTCTTCCTACTGTTGTTGCTAGAAATACAATGTTAGGTTCTAATAGTGAATTGGTGGTTCTTCCATTGGTGGCTAGATTTGTACAAACTGTAGATGCTGCTGTAAATGCATCGAAATCCGAAGGTGCTGATTTTCTTATATATGGTGCTGGTGATTTGAATCGTTTAAATCAGGAAATTGGTAATGTAGTTGAGAATGTGAAGATACCTATTTTTGCCTCTTGTGTGGGGGAAAACATGTCATATGCTGAAGCTTCGAGTTTACTTGCTTCTGGTGCTAGTGGTTTTGTTACTGATTTGGAAAGTTTTGGGCTGTTTGATGATGATTTTCTTTACAAACTATTTGATGGTGGAATTGCAAATGACGAGAGAATGCTAGATAATCGTGGTAGTAAAATTGATgaggataaattaataaataagagTAACGGATTGCAGAGCAAAACAGAGGTTGTAGGTGGGTTTGTTAAACTGGAGGACAGGGAGAAACAGTTAATTGAAATGGAGAGGTCGGTGTTGAATGAAGCTATTGAAGTTATAAAGAAAGCTGCACCTCTG ATGGAGGAAGTTTCGCTTCTTGAAGATGCAGTTTCTCAGATCGATGAGCCGTTCTTATTGGTTATAGTG GGGGAATTCAACTCTGGTAAATCTACTGTGATTAATGCGCTTCTTGGAGAAAGATATCTCAAAGAGGGGGTTGTTCCAACAACGAATGAGATCACGTTTTTACGGTTTGAAGACCTAGATATTGAAAAACAACACTGTGAAAGGTATCCAGATGGTCAATATATTTGCTACCTTCCTGCTCCAATTCTTAGAGAA ATGACAATTGTTGATACACCTGGAACTAATGTAATTCTTCAGAGACAGCAGCGTCTTACAGAGGAATTTGTGCCTCGTGCAGACTTACTTCTTTTTGTTATTTCAGCCGATCGTCCTTTAACTGGAAGTGAG GTTGCTTTTCTTCGTTATTCACAGCAATGGAAAAAGAAAGTGGTCTTTGTTTTGAACAAAGCTGACATATATCAGAATAATCATGAG CTTGAGGAAGCAATGTCCTTCATTAAGGACAACATAAAGAGATTGCTGAATACGGAAGATGTGATATTATATCCTGTTTCTGCTCGATCTGCTCTTGAAGCAAAACTTATGGCTACCTCTAGTTTTGGGAAACTTAATGAAGAATTATCAGTCTCTGGTTCTCAATATGCTCCCAATAGCTTTTTTGAGCTTGAGAAATTCTTATATAGCTTTCTAGACGGGTCAACGATCGCAGGAATGGATAGAATGAGGCTTAAACTTGAAACACCTGTTGGAATTGCAGACAGACTGATTTCTGCGTGTGAAACTCTTGTGACACAAGAGTATCGATGTGCCAAGCAGGATTTGACTGCAATAAATGATATTGTCAATAGTGTAAATGAATTTGCGTTGAATATGGAAACTGAGAGCCTTTCTTGGAGGGGACAAACTTTATCTATG ATTGAGTCCACTAAATCACGTGTTGTGGAGCTTGTAGAAGCTACAATGAAATTGTCAAATCTTGATACTATTGCTTCATATGTTTTCAAAGGAGAGAAACATGCAATGCCTTCTACCTCGAGAATTCAGAATGACATAATTGATCCTTCTGTGTCATCTGTTCAG CAAATACTCGGAGATTACGAAAATTGGTTAAGCTCCAAAAATACCCAACAAGGGAAAATATACAAGGAATCTTTTGAGAAACGATGGTCCTCATTGATTCATGAAGATATTCAGATGAATTTTGAGACATATGAATTGCTAAAGAAAGGGGATCAAGCTGGCTATCAGGTGATTCAAAATTTCAGCAGCAGTGCAGTTTCAAAGTCATTTGAGCAAGAAGTTCGAGAGATG CTTTTAGGGACTTTAGGTCAACTAGGAGTGGCTGGTTTTTCTGCTTCACTATTGACATCTGTACTGCAAACCACATTGGAAGATCTTCTGGCTCTTGGAATTTGTTCTGTTGGCGG GTATTTAGCTATTTCAAATTTCCCAAGTCGTAGGCGGCGTGTGATAGATAAGGTGAAAAGGAAAGCAGATACCTTAGCATATGAACTTGAAGAAGCCATGAAGAGAGATTTGACTGAAGCCGTAGAGAATTTGGATACCTTTGTGAGAATTATCGGCAAACCTTACCAAGATCAGGCGCAGAATAGACTAAACAAGCTAGTAGAGATTCAAGGAGAAATATCAAATATTGAAAAGAAACTTAGAACACTACAAACTGAGATCCAAAATCTCCATGTGTCATGA